A stretch of Candidatus Vicinibacter affinis DNA encodes these proteins:
- a CDS encoding sigma-70 family RNA polymerase sigma factor: MEGELGRKKAAQGLFEEEIIQKHARYFYWKYQRFVSLDYNSWEDFYVEVVLRIFKEKEAGRGPRDNCDGYYYKLTRNICEEMVRSTNKSKAVQDELSRLDELTGDPYIIEKVKKYINQLECKCNRLLYHYHIEEQLVRDKKELVNILKDKCGKEYTIGSIPVHLSGCLNKLTELVENDPDHLF; this comes from the coding sequence ATGGAAGGAGAGTTGGGTAGGAAAAAAGCCGCCCAAGGACTTTTTGAAGAAGAAATTATTCAAAAACATGCCAGGTATTTCTATTGGAAATATCAACGATTCGTTTCACTAGACTATAACAGCTGGGAAGATTTTTACGTGGAAGTGGTTTTGCGAATTTTTAAGGAGAAAGAGGCCGGCAGGGGGCCAAGAGATAATTGTGACGGTTATTATTACAAATTAACCAGAAACATTTGTGAAGAGATGGTAAGATCAACCAATAAATCAAAGGCTGTTCAGGATGAACTTTCACGATTGGATGAGCTTACCGGAGATCCATATATCATTGAAAAAGTAAAAAAATATATAAACCAACTGGAATGTAAATGCAATCGCCTGTTGTACCATTATCATATTGAAGAACAATTGGTAAGAGACAAAAAGGAACTGGTTAATATTCTGAAAGATAAATGTGGAAAGGAATACACGATTGGTTCGATTCCTGTTCACCTTTCTGGTTGTCTGAATAAATTAACTGAATTAGTCGAAAATGATCCTGATCACTTATTTTAA
- a CDS encoding M23 family metallopeptidase translates to MDQDQVEVIASAPGIIIDKYDGEFDKKCAGVSSSAKANYAVIQHADGSRAIYFHMKSGKTTTKAIGENIAASEKIGIVGSSGNSSGPHLHFEIWAGSTVSTLVDPFAGN, encoded by the coding sequence ATGGACCAAGATCAAGTGGAGGTAATTGCATCTGCTCCCGGCATCATAATTGATAAATACGATGGCGAATTTGATAAAAAATGTGCAGGTGTTTCAAGCAGTGCGAAAGCCAATTATGCAGTAATTCAACATGCCGATGGTTCCAGGGCGATCTACTTCCACATGAAGTCCGGAAAAACAACCACCAAAGCCATTGGGGAAAACATCGCTGCAAGTGAAAAAATTGGAATTGTGGGAAGTTCTGGAAATTCTTCGGGGCCGCATTTACACTTTGAAATATGGGCAGGCAGCACTGTAAGTACTTTAGTGGACCCCTTTGCAGGCAACTGA
- the arsM gene encoding arsenosugar biosynthesis arsenite methyltransferase ArsM has protein sequence MSQYLEATIDVYKDAALNPNVGLCCTTTPVWQLPELNIPSKMLAMNYGCGSTVEPRDLSNHPKVLYVGIGGGMELLQFAYFSRSEASVIGVDVVDEMIDACHENLREAEKMNSWFNADYIDIRKGSALDLPMADETVDVAAQNCLFNIFKTEDLKKALTEMYRVLKPHGRLVLSDPISEDPMPESLKNDDHLRALCLSGAIPLQEYINLITSVGFGTIEIRARRPYRILASNQYPGLTKNIYIESVEVCAIKDPMPEDGACVFTGKAAIYFGKEETFDDHKGHLLMQNQPLAVCDKTANNLARLNHPEIFISESTFHYDGGGCC, from the coding sequence ATGTCGCAATATTTAGAGGCCACGATCGATGTATACAAAGATGCAGCATTAAATCCCAATGTGGGATTGTGTTGCACAACCACTCCAGTGTGGCAGTTACCAGAATTGAATATTCCATCCAAAATGCTTGCCATGAATTATGGCTGCGGCAGTACGGTAGAGCCCAGGGATCTAAGCAATCATCCCAAAGTACTTTATGTAGGAATTGGAGGAGGAATGGAGCTGTTGCAATTTGCCTATTTTAGTCGAAGTGAAGCAAGTGTAATTGGAGTTGATGTGGTCGATGAAATGATTGATGCATGTCATGAAAATTTAAGGGAAGCCGAGAAGATGAACTCATGGTTCAACGCTGATTATATAGACATTAGAAAAGGAAGCGCGCTGGATTTACCAATGGCAGATGAAACAGTGGATGTTGCGGCTCAAAATTGTCTGTTCAATATTTTTAAAACGGAGGATTTAAAAAAAGCACTGACAGAAATGTACAGAGTGCTAAAGCCACATGGCAGGTTGGTTTTGTCTGACCCCATCTCTGAAGACCCCATGCCGGAAAGCTTAAAAAATGATGATCACTTAAGAGCCTTGTGTTTAAGTGGTGCAATACCTTTACAGGAATATATCAATCTTATTACAAGCGTAGGTTTTGGTACCATAGAAATAAGAGCCAGGAGACCATACCGTATATTGGCTTCAAATCAATATCCAGGACTGACTAAAAACATTTATATAGAAAGCGTGGAAGTGTGTGCGATAAAAGACCCGATGCCAGAGGACGGAGCTTGTGTTTTTACCGGTAAAGCGGCTATCTATTTTGGAAAAGAAGAAACCTTTGATGATCATAAAGGACATTTACTGATGCAGAACCAGCCGCTGGCCGTCTGTGATAAAACAGCCAATAATTTAGCCAGGCTCAATCATCCTGAAATTTTCATTTCCGAATCTACGTTTCACTACGATGGTGGAGGTTGCTGCTGA
- a CDS encoding HAMP domain-containing histidine kinase, producing the protein MMDVYSKTGRWKLYLAILGVLIALLPVFYSNYLAQNLAEREKTHVELLVRTLKEISLNQNYDQDMTYQVEVLEKLNNVSVVTVNHNGDVQLHNYPENADTSAILKRVRASGIQPLTTPDYEAIYWEYPKILTLIRYFPLLQLFLLLIYAAIGYAVFNLTRKEEQNRVWVGMAKETAHQLGTPISGIMGWIENLKSSDTDPEQAAEIVSHMEQDVLKLQQVSDRFSKIGSKPELHPCSLLKELLEAKRYMQVRASRHIVFDFPDEGEQDYFVDINPNLFSWVLENLLRNALDAMEGEGRIMARISKHHHMIHLEITDTGKGIPAGKFDTIFRPGYSTKLRGWGLGLSLAKRIIENYHNGRIYVKDSVVDQGTSFMIELRESEDGIR; encoded by the coding sequence ATGATGGACGTATACAGTAAGACAGGTCGGTGGAAATTATACCTTGCCATATTAGGGGTGTTAATTGCTTTATTGCCAGTATTTTATTCCAATTACCTTGCCCAGAACCTGGCCGAACGTGAGAAAACACATGTGGAATTGCTGGTACGCACATTAAAAGAAATTTCCCTTAACCAGAATTACGATCAAGACATGACCTACCAGGTAGAAGTTCTTGAAAAGCTCAACAATGTAAGTGTGGTTACGGTCAACCATAATGGAGATGTACAACTTCATAATTATCCGGAGAACGCGGACACTTCGGCAATTTTGAAAAGAGTGCGTGCTTCCGGAATTCAACCCCTTACGACACCGGACTATGAAGCAATTTATTGGGAATATCCAAAAATTTTGACGCTGATCCGCTATTTTCCCTTGCTTCAATTATTCCTTTTGTTGATCTATGCGGCAATTGGATATGCGGTGTTCAACCTTACCCGTAAGGAAGAGCAGAATAGAGTGTGGGTAGGGATGGCCAAGGAAACTGCTCACCAGCTCGGCACCCCAATTTCCGGCATAATGGGATGGATAGAAAATCTTAAGTCATCAGATACCGATCCGGAGCAAGCAGCAGAAATCGTAAGCCACATGGAGCAGGATGTGTTGAAGCTTCAACAAGTCTCTGACCGCTTTTCAAAAATTGGATCCAAACCAGAGCTACATCCTTGTTCGCTCTTGAAGGAATTGCTGGAGGCCAAGCGTTACATGCAGGTACGTGCATCCAGACACATTGTTTTTGACTTTCCCGATGAAGGAGAGCAGGACTATTTTGTGGACATCAATCCTAATTTATTTTCATGGGTTTTGGAGAATTTACTTCGTAATGCTTTGGATGCCATGGAAGGGGAAGGCAGGATCATGGCCAGGATTTCCAAACATCACCATATGATTCATCTGGAGATTACGGATACAGGCAAGGGAATTCCTGCAGGAAAATTTGATACCATTTTTCGACCCGGCTACTCTACCAAACTAAGGGGTTGGGGTCTGGGATTATCATTGGCAAAACGCATTATTGAGAACTATCACAACGGAAGGATCTATGTAAAAGACTCTGTGGTCGATCAGGGAACATCGTTTATGATTGAGTTGCGGGAAAGTGAGGATGGAATTAGATAA
- a CDS encoding CHAT domain-containing protein, translated as MRLFFFIFILFFINCEVKNGSHHNDDVQYPKECDLNELFYTKDSLNKYGVLNDSIWIALANKFLNQDCHYKCDSVLIEFANNFHKLGAKFFLTQTQQSRIFHQAALKLRKDFFKDSVHLDVLRSLINIGSTYVLEENYLEALKYFDSADVIDKQFEVFPYIYTKIRKGFAYMNMHEFDNSLHCLNEALNRVVDITSDTILNNSDAWAKSSRYIYDLMATRCDLYIAMKQFSKAIQSAEYGINLVRKFGPSSDSLNQLGYLYNSIGNAFQDSVKMVKFPDHHERLDIYAESFYSKAREYFDSSGNDQALMTCIGNLAALYERMGKYKHSQLINEEGIELYKSLNDPLLKNQLKIFYINHGTALARQNLFQEAMNSYSSALHIISNSRPLNKDLPRINEFYKDCESSLVLLASIGRVQLQLAKGDTKFVVQANASYDSLAHLINFIRANLINDYSKIRLAEKSRQWLPDAFQDIKELYTLTGDQLYIDRAFQLVEQAKAFSLIEASRLNNAKDQLPIALQSKKEELLILQQKALYNDSIVGLVERKQREFISELKLKAPSYFAIKYKGVDISIQDIQQNLLEKDQALLEYFIQDSLVNIFLISKSHFIFDTVQILKSELERHISSFRKSINPVNEEGITDPKLVREFCLTSNQLYEILIGHIKIKYGLPERLIIIPDGILNNLSFDALLSKISNDGSNLPLQAKEGNFLIQHHALSYCFSASMLQEMSRQRGKIKLKPMLAILAPQFHSESKVLPYLSYQDDEVTGIQAAYDRTFKDKTSSKESFILATEKYAYLHISTHGFVADDPDQSFISFSQFSPKPDSSQFMFLKELYNYPMNQELITLTACETALGQLREGEGNISLARGFAYSGVKSFITTLWKINTHGAYTIIPGFYHHFFNQTQPKDVALATSKREFLAAGKSVYPENWAGLILIGSSERAIQSSESNYWMTGLIVLVLFAGLIYYFKRLK; from the coding sequence ATGAGATTATTTTTTTTTATATTTATTTTGTTCTTCATAAATTGTGAAGTTAAAAATGGATCTCACCATAATGATGATGTTCAATATCCGAAAGAATGTGATCTCAATGAACTATTTTACACCAAGGATTCATTGAATAAATATGGAGTCTTGAATGATTCAATTTGGATAGCTTTGGCAAACAAATTTCTTAATCAAGACTGCCATTATAAATGCGATTCAGTTTTAATTGAATTTGCTAATAATTTTCATAAGCTTGGCGCAAAGTTTTTTTTAACACAAACCCAACAATCAAGGATATTTCACCAGGCAGCACTTAAATTGCGAAAGGATTTTTTCAAAGACTCTGTTCATTTAGATGTATTGAGATCATTAATTAATATTGGGAGTACTTATGTTTTAGAGGAAAATTATTTGGAAGCATTAAAGTATTTTGATTCAGCAGACGTTATAGATAAGCAATTCGAAGTCTTTCCTTACATATATACCAAGATTAGGAAAGGATTTGCTTATATGAACATGCATGAATTTGATAATTCTTTGCATTGCCTGAACGAAGCGCTAAATAGAGTAGTTGACATAACAAGTGATACAATTCTTAATAATTCAGATGCCTGGGCCAAGAGTAGCAGATATATATATGACCTCATGGCTACAAGATGTGATTTGTATATTGCAATGAAGCAATTTTCAAAAGCAATACAATCTGCAGAATATGGAATAAATTTGGTGCGTAAGTTTGGTCCGTCTTCAGACAGTTTAAATCAATTGGGTTATCTATACAATAGTATAGGGAATGCTTTCCAGGATTCTGTAAAAATGGTAAAATTTCCAGATCACCATGAGAGATTGGATATTTATGCAGAATCATTTTATTCAAAGGCAAGAGAATATTTTGATAGTTCGGGTAATGATCAAGCTTTAATGACTTGTATCGGAAATTTGGCTGCATTGTATGAAAGAATGGGGAAATACAAGCACTCGCAGTTAATAAATGAAGAAGGTATCGAACTTTATAAATCCTTAAATGATCCATTATTAAAAAATCAACTAAAGATATTTTATATTAATCATGGCACGGCATTGGCCCGACAAAACTTATTTCAGGAAGCAATGAATTCCTATTCTTCAGCTTTACACATTATTAGTAACTCAAGGCCATTGAATAAAGATTTACCCAGAATAAATGAATTTTACAAAGACTGTGAATCTAGTTTAGTATTATTGGCAAGCATTGGGAGAGTTCAACTTCAATTAGCTAAAGGTGATACAAAATTTGTAGTTCAAGCAAATGCAAGTTATGATAGCTTAGCACACCTTATTAATTTTATTAGAGCAAATTTAATTAATGATTACTCAAAGATAAGGCTTGCTGAAAAATCCAGACAATGGTTACCAGATGCTTTTCAAGACATAAAAGAACTTTATACACTTACAGGCGATCAATTGTATATTGACAGGGCATTCCAATTGGTAGAACAAGCCAAAGCATTTTCTCTGATTGAAGCGTCCAGATTGAATAATGCAAAAGATCAATTACCTATTGCTTTACAGAGCAAAAAAGAAGAATTGTTGATCTTGCAGCAAAAGGCCTTATACAATGATTCTATTGTTGGATTGGTGGAAAGGAAACAAAGAGAATTTATCAGTGAATTAAAACTGAAAGCACCCTCCTATTTCGCCATAAAGTATAAGGGTGTGGATATTTCAATTCAGGATATTCAGCAAAATTTGTTGGAAAAGGATCAGGCTTTGTTGGAGTATTTTATACAGGATTCACTGGTCAACATTTTTTTAATCAGTAAAAGTCATTTTATTTTTGATACCGTGCAAATCTTAAAGAGTGAATTAGAAAGGCACATAAGTTCATTTAGAAAAAGTATAAATCCTGTAAATGAGGAAGGAATAACTGATCCGAAGTTGGTTAGAGAATTTTGTTTGACTTCCAACCAACTTTATGAGATTTTAATTGGACATATTAAAATAAAATATGGATTGCCTGAGCGGCTGATTATTATACCTGATGGGATTTTAAATAATCTTTCATTTGATGCCTTACTGTCTAAGATTTCAAATGATGGAAGTAATTTGCCATTACAAGCGAAAGAAGGCAATTTTCTCATACAACATCATGCTTTAAGTTATTGCTTTTCAGCTAGTATGTTACAGGAGATGAGCAGGCAACGAGGGAAAATAAAGTTAAAGCCTATGCTTGCAATTTTAGCTCCTCAATTTCATTCTGAGTCAAAAGTTTTACCCTACTTAAGCTACCAGGATGATGAAGTGACCGGAATTCAGGCAGCTTATGACCGAACTTTTAAGGATAAAACTAGTTCAAAGGAAAGTTTTATTTTGGCTACTGAAAAGTATGCTTATTTACATATTTCAACTCATGGATTTGTAGCAGACGACCCAGACCAAAGTTTTATTTCCTTTTCTCAATTTTCACCAAAGCCGGATTCCAGTCAATTTATGTTTTTAAAAGAATTGTACAATTATCCTATGAACCAGGAACTCATTACACTAACCGCATGTGAAACTGCCTTGGGTCAACTTCGGGAGGGTGAGGGGAATATCAGCCTGGCAAGGGGTTTTGCCTACAGTGGAGTAAAATCTTTTATAACGACGCTGTGGAAGATCAATACTCATGGAGCCTATACCATTATTCCAGGTTTCTACCATCACTTTTTTAATCAAACACAACCAAAAGATGTCGCACTTGCCACCAGCAAAAGGGAGTTTCTTGCTGCAGGCAAGAGTGTATATCCGGAAAACTGGGCTGGATTAATACTTATTGGTAGTTCGGAAAGAGCAATCCAATCATCTGAATCCAATTATTGGATGACGGGATTAATTGTTTTGGTTTTATTTGCCGGATTGATTTATTATTTTAAAAGATTGAAGTGA
- a CDS encoding UvrD-helicase domain-containing protein, translating into MANYLDELNPIQRAAVEQIGGPVMVIAGPGSGKTRVLTYRLAHMIESGVKPWNILSLTFTNKAAKEMTERISLVASGEARKVWSGTFHSIFARILRVEATKIGYPTDFSIYDTDDSKSLITEIIKELNLNPKDYNANSLRSRISNAKSNLITPLMYEKDADLLEQDRINKMPYTSAVYKRYVQKCLQAGAMDFDDLLLQLFRLFQENPDNVLEKYRKQFTHVMVDEFQDTNYLQYAILKKIVLYPGSQRNVCIVGDDAQSIYSFRGATIKNILDFEADFPDVKIFKLEQNYRSSEHIVQAANDVITYNVRQIKKEIWTDKKEGHKIKLIKSSSDNEEGRRIADYIVELKNSYHLKNKEIGILYRTNAQSRIFEEQMRRLNIPYKVFGGMSFYQRKEIKDLLAYLRLTVNPKDNEAFKRIVNYPKRGIGDGTVDKLLEFSKEHNLSLFESLATFSAAGKIGQQLQMFRMQIIEMQDMSRKSNAYDAAIYSYKISGLSSELKQDVTNEGISRLENVMALLDGIKDFTENDEVLGDTTPDRSLSSYLQSIALITQLDEEKEGSDYVTLMSVHSAKGLEFEAVVVGGLEENLFPSYMSMSSPEQLDEERRLFYVAITRAKHFLTLSYATSRYFFGNLRMNEPSRFIEEIDEARFEKDNTARATVFTLTDEPASPKVRFVEKKPVSISHPGLANFKPSNPNGIQAGMTVLHQKFGEGKVLNIEGGSDNRIATIFFREVDNPQRKIMLKFAKLEILS; encoded by the coding sequence ATGGCCAATTACTTAGATGAACTCAATCCGATACAACGTGCAGCTGTAGAACAGATCGGCGGGCCGGTAATGGTTATAGCTGGTCCGGGTTCAGGAAAGACAAGAGTACTCACCTATAGGTTGGCTCATATGATAGAGTCCGGTGTCAAACCATGGAACATTCTTTCTCTGACTTTTACCAACAAGGCTGCAAAAGAAATGACTGAGCGTATCAGCCTGGTAGCTTCCGGGGAAGCAAGAAAGGTGTGGAGTGGCACTTTCCACTCAATTTTTGCCAGAATCCTTCGTGTGGAAGCGACCAAGATTGGGTATCCTACTGATTTTTCAATCTATGATACAGACGATAGCAAAAGTCTAATAACAGAAATTATTAAAGAGCTAAACCTGAATCCAAAGGATTACAACGCCAATTCCTTAAGATCCAGAATTTCGAATGCAAAGTCAAATCTCATTACCCCACTGATGTATGAGAAAGATGCTGATTTGCTTGAACAGGATCGGATAAACAAGATGCCCTATACTTCTGCAGTGTATAAAAGATATGTACAGAAATGTCTTCAAGCGGGCGCTATGGATTTTGATGATCTCTTACTTCAACTGTTCCGACTGTTTCAGGAAAATCCGGACAATGTGCTGGAAAAATACCGTAAGCAATTTACACATGTAATGGTAGATGAGTTCCAGGATACCAATTACCTTCAGTACGCGATCCTAAAAAAAATTGTGCTCTATCCGGGGAGTCAACGGAATGTCTGCATTGTTGGGGATGATGCCCAAAGCATTTACTCATTTCGTGGAGCGACCATCAAAAACATTTTGGATTTCGAAGCAGATTTTCCGGATGTGAAAATCTTTAAACTCGAACAAAACTACCGAAGTTCCGAGCATATTGTACAAGCGGCAAATGATGTGATTACTTACAATGTCCGGCAGATTAAAAAAGAAATATGGACTGATAAAAAAGAAGGCCATAAGATCAAGTTGATCAAATCAAGTTCGGATAATGAAGAAGGAAGAAGAATAGCAGATTATATTGTCGAACTGAAAAACAGTTATCATCTTAAGAATAAGGAAATCGGAATCCTTTACAGGACCAATGCGCAATCCAGAATTTTTGAAGAGCAAATGCGTCGGTTAAATATTCCATATAAAGTATTTGGTGGAATGTCCTTTTACCAACGTAAGGAGATCAAGGATTTGCTTGCATATCTGCGTCTGACCGTAAATCCAAAAGACAATGAGGCCTTTAAAAGAATTGTCAATTATCCCAAAAGAGGAATTGGTGATGGTACTGTAGATAAGCTGTTGGAATTTTCAAAGGAACACAATTTGTCCTTGTTCGAAAGTTTGGCTACGTTCAGTGCAGCTGGCAAGATAGGTCAACAGTTACAGATGTTCCGCATGCAAATCATCGAGATGCAGGACATGTCCCGTAAAAGCAATGCCTATGATGCAGCCATTTACAGTTACAAGATCTCAGGATTGTCTTCAGAGCTCAAACAAGATGTAACGAATGAAGGAATTTCCAGATTGGAAAACGTAATGGCCTTGCTTGATGGAATCAAGGATTTTACAGAAAATGATGAAGTACTGGGTGACACTACCCCGGATCGGAGTCTGTCTTCTTATTTGCAATCCATTGCGCTCATCACACAACTTGACGAAGAAAAGGAAGGAAGTGATTATGTCACTTTGATGTCTGTGCATTCAGCCAAAGGATTGGAATTTGAAGCGGTAGTGGTGGGTGGCCTGGAAGAGAATCTTTTTCCATCTTATATGTCCATGTCATCACCCGAACAACTCGATGAAGAGCGCAGATTATTTTATGTAGCCATTACCAGGGCAAAGCATTTTCTAACCTTGAGTTATGCAACTTCAAGATATTTTTTCGGTAATCTTAGAATGAACGAGCCAAGCCGATTTATTGAAGAAATAGACGAAGCCAGATTCGAAAAAGACAACACTGCAAGAGCAACTGTTTTTACTTTGACCGATGAACCGGCTTCCCCTAAAGTAAGGTTTGTAGAGAAGAAACCTGTAAGTATCAGTCATCCCGGACTTGCAAATTTTAAACCCAGCAATCCGAATGGAATTCAGGCAGGCATGACGGTGCTGCATCAGAAATTTGGAGAAGGAAAAGTGCTGAACATCGAAGGAGGATCAGACAATAGAATTGCAACCATTTTTTTTAGAGAAGTAGACAACCCACAGCGGAAGATCATGTTAAAGTTTGCGAAATTGGAAATCTTAAGCTAA
- a CDS encoding glutamine synthetase III, whose translation MSTNRSTALSLFLSRPKNPLARENKKISSYYAENVFTEDKLKAYLSNDAYKAYNQTISQGQKISRQLADQIAAALKAWAMEKGTTHYTHWFQPLTGTTAEKHDSFFTLAGNGSAVEKFDGDALVQQEPDASSFPSGGLRATFEARGYTAWDPMSPAFIMDIAGSKTLCIPTVFISYTGEALDHKAPLIRSIEALDKAATGVARYFDRFVNKVTPTLGWEQEYFLIDKAMYYARPDLMASGRTVFGRGPAKGQQLEDHYFGAIPERVYSYMVDLEMECHKLGIPVRTRHNEVAPSQFELAPMFEVANIAVDHNSLLMDLMDRVARRHHLIVLLHEKPFAGINGSGKHNNWSMSTDTGTNLLGPGKTPRNNLQFLTFFTNTIKAVHDHADLLRASIAAESNDYRLGANEAPPAIISVFIGDYLTRALEAIETRVENDLKEEEENDLKLDIHKMIPDVMMDNTDRNRTSPFAFTGNKFEFRAVGSSANCADPMMVLNTIVANQLNDFKTKVDKHIADGEKKDSAILKELRECIKSCKNILFEGDNYSEAWAAEAEKRGLPNIKTTPLALDAITTKKSHLLFTSLNIMNDRELEARHEIYLEKYNKKVEIESSLIEELALNQILPACMRYQTEVMANLKNAAESGIPKSAMKTQQQIVEILSTHIEGMYQNIQKMVEERHKAHQQKSTRETALYLCDKVKPLFLEIRSHADDLELYVEDKYWPLPKYREILFNR comes from the coding sequence ATGTCAACCAATCGCAGTACAGCTTTGAGTCTGTTTTTATCCAGACCAAAAAATCCCCTCGCAAGGGAGAACAAAAAAATCTCATCCTACTATGCGGAAAATGTTTTTACAGAAGATAAGCTGAAAGCCTATCTGTCCAATGATGCATACAAAGCCTATAATCAAACCATTTCCCAGGGACAAAAAATCTCCCGCCAACTTGCAGACCAGATTGCCGCTGCACTCAAGGCCTGGGCCATGGAAAAAGGTACTACCCACTATACTCATTGGTTTCAGCCTTTGACAGGTACAACCGCTGAAAAACACGATTCATTCTTCACGCTTGCCGGAAATGGCAGTGCTGTTGAGAAGTTCGATGGAGATGCATTGGTCCAACAAGAACCTGACGCCTCTTCATTTCCGAGTGGGGGATTACGTGCCACTTTTGAGGCCCGTGGCTATACCGCCTGGGATCCTATGTCTCCTGCATTTATTATGGACATTGCAGGTTCAAAGACACTATGTATTCCTACTGTTTTCATTTCGTACACAGGAGAAGCCCTCGACCATAAAGCTCCATTGATTCGCTCCATTGAGGCTTTGGATAAGGCTGCTACCGGAGTGGCGAGGTATTTTGACCGGTTTGTAAATAAGGTAACCCCTACTCTGGGTTGGGAACAGGAATATTTCCTGATCGATAAAGCCATGTATTACGCACGACCAGATTTGATGGCCAGTGGAAGAACTGTGTTTGGAAGAGGACCTGCCAAGGGACAACAATTGGAAGACCACTATTTTGGGGCCATCCCGGAAAGGGTGTATTCGTATATGGTAGATCTGGAGATGGAGTGTCACAAACTGGGAATTCCCGTAAGGACCCGTCACAATGAAGTGGCTCCAAGTCAATTTGAATTGGCACCTATGTTTGAAGTGGCTAACATTGCCGTCGATCATAATTCTCTACTAATGGATTTGATGGATCGTGTCGCCAGAAGACATCACCTCATTGTGCTGCTTCACGAAAAACCATTTGCCGGAATCAACGGAAGTGGAAAACACAACAACTGGTCCATGAGCACAGATACAGGGACGAATTTATTGGGCCCTGGAAAAACACCTCGTAATAACCTGCAATTCCTGACATTCTTCACCAATACCATTAAAGCGGTACACGATCATGCTGATTTGCTCCGCGCAAGCATTGCTGCTGAAAGCAATGATTATCGATTGGGAGCCAATGAGGCCCCACCAGCCATTATTTCCGTTTTTATAGGTGATTATCTCACCAGAGCATTGGAAGCCATCGAAACCAGAGTTGAAAATGATCTTAAAGAAGAGGAAGAAAACGATCTGAAACTAGACATCCACAAAATGATTCCGGATGTTATGATGGACAATACCGACCGTAACAGAACTTCTCCTTTTGCCTTTACAGGAAATAAATTTGAGTTCCGTGCGGTAGGTTCTTCTGCCAATTGTGCAGACCCGATGATGGTTCTTAATACGATCGTAGCGAATCAGCTGAATGATTTCAAAACCAAAGTGGATAAACACATTGCAGATGGAGAGAAGAAAGACTCTGCTATCTTGAAAGAGCTTCGTGAATGCATCAAGTCTTGCAAGAATATCCTTTTTGAAGGTGATAACTACAGTGAAGCATGGGCAGCAGAGGCTGAAAAAAGAGGATTGCCAAATATCAAAACTACCCCTCTTGCGCTGGATGCCATCACTACCAAAAAATCTCACCTTCTTTTCACCTCCTTAAACATCATGAACGATCGTGAACTTGAAGCCAGGCATGAAATTTATCTGGAGAAGTACAACAAGAAAGTAGAAATCGAATCAAGTCTCATTGAAGAACTCGCACTTAACCAAATTCTGCCGGCGTGTATGAGATATCAGACTGAAGTGATGGCCAATTTAAAAAATGCTGCTGAATCAGGTATTCCAAAATCTGCCATGAAAACACAACAGCAAATCGTAGAAATCTTATCTACACACATAGAAGGTATGTATCAGAACATTCAAAAAATGGTAGAAGAAAGACATAAAGCTCATCAGCAAAAATCAACCCGTGAAACAGCACTTTATCTTTGTGATAAAGTAAAACCGCTATTCCTCGAAATAAGATCTCATGCCGATGATTTGGAACTCTATGTCGAGGATAAATACTGGCCACTTCCAAAGTATAGGGAGATTCTTTTCAACCGATAA
- a CDS encoding cold shock domain-containing protein: MGKSQETFSKKEKEKKRIKKKQDKDQKKEERKANAVKGKTLEEMFAYVDENGNISTTPPDPNKKHVFKKEDMQISVSRTEPGEAVEVVRTGIVTFFNDSKGYGFIKDLESQESVFVHINGLVDRVKERDKVKFETERGHKGLNAVKVTVVN; this comes from the coding sequence ATGGGTAAATCACAAGAAACTTTTAGTAAGAAAGAAAAAGAGAAAAAAAGAATTAAGAAAAAACAAGACAAAGATCAAAAAAAGGAAGAGCGTAAAGCAAATGCCGTTAAAGGTAAAACCCTTGAAGAAATGTTTGCGTATGTTGACGAAAATGGAAACATATCAACCACCCCTCCAGATCCAAACAAAAAACATGTCTTCAAAAAAGAAGATATGCAGATCAGCGTTTCCAGAACGGAACCAGGAGAAGCAGTGGAAGTAGTTAGAACTGGTATTGTCACCTTCTTTAATGACTCAAAAGGTTATGGATTTATAAAAGATCTGGAAAGTCAGGAAAGTGTCTTTGTCCATATCAATGGACTCGTTGACCGGGTAAAAGAAAGAGACAAAGTAAAATTCGAGACAGAAAGAGGTCATAAAGGACTGAACGCTGTAAAGGTTACCGTTGTGAATTAA